The following are encoded in a window of Pecten maximus chromosome 17, xPecMax1.1, whole genome shotgun sequence genomic DNA:
- the LOC117315673 gene encoding E3 SUMO-protein ligase KIAA1586-like gives MPSRQRRIQELSKSAKKCHNILSMFRGIDSAPNTDDESDADNTSRPASPFPDNTCPVSPLPNISRPTTPVPDDCRSLPNPASPFLPIDDVYHSHTLTESPAASPVRIPACKRRLDDTPDGTPSRKRHTSGHRLGFKSEWTVDRPWLINRTVCTDEEPYVVMLCRLCIKHQTSTSVWTVDGCRTLRLDKVKDHEKSSQHKTSLAKEDARSAGEAQATSVSTSTEKAVRDALKVLFYIVQNNLSLDLFSSMVDMCIDVGSPTLQHLRLAKNASYTSWDIVQELLSFLSEEVQRTVLTEIRQSPCYGLMVDEVCDVVSNKHMAMCCQYITPDGDVSSAFLCDPFIKDGKAATIVDTIQEEITSLTLDSQKMAGFASDGAAVFTGKHNGVAKRLKDISPGLITNHCRDHRLALACRDSFKEVKVANKVDETLERLHKYYKYSTVHTATLKEVQKAFGEPTLCVQQAKHHRWLSHSKAVTSVARSFKSLITDLEQNTISADAVGNGILKLMKDPAVVQTIFFLADVLPHLASLSLFFQKQAVNMGMVGAVVQKTLKSLEMRGKDDGPWLRKLDSVLQDCGVDTPDTKARESFRKQVREPFISTLINNIENRFKDTEVMDNLAILDTSSIESAGCFYGVSEMEHLANHYSLEEESLVVEWTDFLNFITERESSCNMLACLKLFHGQNDLGLKALFPNISSLYAKACVIPLSTAEVERVFSQLKLIKTAHRNRMHQTTLNRLLNVKLNCSSEMFEAVLPAVTRKWICAKNRRLPTLIALNKASAC, from the exons ATGCCTTCTCGCCAAAGACGTATTCAAGAACTCAGCAAATCGGCGAAGAAATGCCACAACATCTTGTCAATGTTCAG AGGGATTGATTCTGCTCCAAACACAGATGACGAGTCTGATGCTGACAACACATCACGCCCAGCTTCACCATTCCCAGACAACACATGTCCAGTATCACCTTTGCCTAACATATCACGCCCAACTACACCTGTTCCAGATGATTGCCGATCACTTCCTAATCCTGCCTCACCATTTTTGCCCATTGATGATGTTTACCATTCTCACACTCTGACAGAATCACCAGCAGCATCCCCAGTGAGAATACCAGCCTGTAAGCGCCGCCTGGATGATACACCAGACGGAACTCCGTCAAGGAAGCGACATACTTCTGGACATCGTTTAGGTTTCAAATCTGAATGGACAGTCGACAGACCATGGTTGATAAACAGAACAGTCTGTACTGATGAAGAGCCCTATGTGGTCATGTTATGCCGTCTCTGTATCAAACACCAGACTTCTACCTCAGTATGGACCGTTGATGGATGTCGCACCCTTCGTCTCGACAAAGTGAAGGACCATGAGAAGAGTTCACAGCACAAGACATCATTAGCCAAAGAAGATGCCAGGTCAGCTGGAGAAGCACAAGCAACGTCTGTCTCCACATCCACTGAGAAAGCTGTTAGGGATGCCCTGAAGGTCCTCTTCTACATCGTGCAGAACAACCTATCCCTGGATCTTTTTTCATCAATGGTTGACATGTGTATTGATGTGGGGTCTCCAACTTTACAGCACCTTAGACTTGCCAAGAATGCTTCATATACGAGTTGGGACATTGTACAGGAGCTGTTGTCTTTTCTAAGTGAAGAGGTACAGAGGACAGTCTTAACAGAAATTCGCCAGAGCCCCTGCTATGGTCTTATGGTGGATGAGGTTTGTGACGTTGTTTCTAACAAACACATGGCTATGTGCTGCCAGTACATCACCCCAGATGGAGACGTGTCGTCAGCGTTTCTGTGTGACCCCTTCATCAAAGATGGAAAGGCAGCTACCATCGTTGATACCATCCAGGAGGAGATAACTAGCTTGACCTTGGACTCACAGAAGATGGCAGGGTTTGCATCAGATGGGGCTGCTGTCTTCACAGGAAAACATAATGGAGTGGCGAAACGATTGAAGGACATCAGTCCAGGTTTAATCACCAACCATTGTAGGGACCATAGATTAGCTCTGGCCTGTAGAGACAGTTTCAAAGAGGTCAAGGTAGCCAACAAAGTGGATGAGACTCTTGAAAGACTgcacaaatattacaaatacagCACAGTCCACACTGCCACCCTGAAGGAAGTCCAGAAAGCTTTTGGAGAGCCAACACTTTGTGTGCAGCAGGCAAAACATCACAGATGGCTGAGCCACTCCAAAGCTGTGACCTCTGTTGCCAGGAGCTTCAAAAGCCTCATAACAGATCTGGAGCAGAACACCATCTCTGCTGATGCAGTTGGAAATGGTATCTTGAAGCTGATGAAAGATCCTGCAGTAGTTCAGACCATCTTCTTCCTGGCCGATGTGTTGCCACATCTTGCAAGCCTTTCCCTGTTTTTTCAGAAGCAAGCAGTCAACATGGGAATGGTAGGGGCTGTTGTCCAGAAGACATTAAAGAGTCTGGAGATGAGAGGAAAAGATGATGGACCATGGTTGAGGAAACTGGACAGCGTCTTACAGGATTGTGGCGTGGATACTCCCGACACCAAGGCCAGAGAAAGTTTCAGGAAACAGGTCAGGGAGCCATTCATCTCCACGCTCATCAACAACATTGAGAACCGTTTCAAGGACACTGAGGTAATGGACAACCTTGCCATTCTGGACACTTCATCCATCGAGTCTGCTGGGTGCTTTTATGGAGTGTCGGAGATGGAGCATCTTGCAAACCACTACAGCCTTGAGGAGGAGTCTTTAGTAGTGGAATGGACAGATTTCCTCAACTTCATCACTGAGAGAGAGAGTTCCTGTAACATGCTGGCATGCCTCAAACTTTTTCATGGACAGAATGACTTGGGACTGAAGGCACTCTTTCCAAACATTTCCTCACTTTATGCTAAGGCATGTGTAATTCCTCTTAGTACAGCTGAAGTTGAGAGAGTCTTCTCCCAGTTAAAGTTAATTAAGACAGCTCATCGTAACAGGATGCACCAGACCACATTAAACCGGCTACTGAATGTGAAATTGAACTGTTCATCGGAGATGTTTGAGGCAGTTCTTCCAGCAGTCACCAGGAAATGGATTTGTGCAAAGAATAGGAGGCTCCCGACTCTCATTGCCCTTAACAAAGCCAGTGCCTGTTAG